The following proteins are encoded in a genomic region of Ornithodoros turicata isolate Travis chromosome 6, ASM3712646v1, whole genome shotgun sequence:
- the LOC135399348 gene encoding multidrug resistance-associated protein 1-like has protein sequence MVGTRFCKTPFWDNDVTWNTEDPQLTQCFEDTVLTWIPAAVLVFFLPVKIAAIMEPKERPSPRTLLLWAKGVVLVCLTIVFSASVILCALAGESQAELSAAIVNTACTVIILLIQAVEHRRGHRTSSVHCIFWVINVVCSFPSFYRVLRGAFDHGYYGAPSRHRFISNMLAFPLICVLFVFYSFSEHRQDDDEKVCPLDEASPVSAVTFEWFTPLIFAGYRKSLTLPDLYPISKELKTTSNYKRWRQKNKHFRGSGLVRTMIRTYWSTFVIAVFMEVLFAAFRTLPPVFLTLIIRHVSTDEQKWKGYLYAVSIALASKTSMMIRRHCDFHFVLLGLQVKGVLCAAIYSKTLKIASASLNRYTAGEIINLITVDADKVYQLCLFMNLGTSAICMTFFVTLWLWYFLGSSAFTGLAILLIVLPLTLIIARTCDSLQQKLMRLKDTRLLHTSEALGNIRILKFYAWEIPFMNRILDTRDKEVSTLRSFAVLSASMRLCWFTAPFLQSLCVFMVYMFTNKIMTLDAATAFICVTLFNMLRMALAACPDVIRGIIQTSVAFKRIAAFLRAEEKDVASIGIDTGENNCIKLENASFSWHESRNEPTTLKDIHLTVEKGQLIGVFGLVGSGKSSLLNALLGEMKLTEGIINVSGTIAYVPQRAWIIHGTIRSNITFMKPYERHRYRRITDKCCLQNDFDIMMDKDKTEIGEKGVNLSGGQKQRISLARAVYLDKDIYLLDDPLSAVDAQVSAAIFNKVIGPKGILQDKTRIFITNNIKLLAYVDKIVFLQDGRIVDIGTYNELILKGGDFAHVVQEYGNVPTDVDERYDSSQAAAVESVEGSTSFSASALTRAQALVVDEAIQVGSIKKEVYINYIKNVGVIIFTVPFLGYTGCRALDVGGGLWLSRWSKDALLPAAEQTSALRTFRLVIYAVIGSCMGLFAFTGTSMLSMCGIKAARNLHEKMIRRLFEAQMAFFDSTPLGRILNRAGKDVDLLDIQLPLLANLFFELLFQILAMAVVLTFMFPLFLVAAIPLAVLYFVMQRVYLKTLRQLKRIEAVTRSPVVNTFAETLDGLSSVRSYSAEEIFTDRFHNDLDTTQNCTFLLLVAKLWLISRLDLIGCTLAVIVGCLIVSWRGDISPGTAGFLMSYMVTSMYALNNLVHYGAESEAAIVSSERVEEYTQVPIEAPRRILPPPPKDWPDKGAVCFVDYCARYRPGLRLCIKDVNLDVKPAEKVGIVGRTGAGKSTLTTSLFRILEPCSGKVIVDNIDISTIGLHDLRSKLTIIPQDAVLFSGDLRLNLDPLKEHDDTRIMAVLEIANLSHKFPEGLTGTTISEGGQNISYGQRQLLCLARAVLKHSKVLILDEATAALDMETDALMQRTIRTEFATSTVLTIAHRLHTILDADRVIVMADGEIVEMGPPGDLLKDELSKFYAMAKEAGIV, from the exons ATGGTGGGGACCAGGTTCTGCAAAACTCCATTTTGGGACAACGATGTTACGTGGAATACGGAAGACCCTCAGTTAACCCAATGCTTCGAGGACACAGTCTTAACGTGGATTCCAGCCGCCGTACTGGTATTTTTCTTGCCTGTCAAAATTGCCGCAATCATGGAGCCGAAGGAACGGCCTAGTCCACGTACGTTGCTGCTGTGGGCCAAAGGGGTTGTGTTGGTGTGTCTCACTATCGTCTTCTCTGCAAGTGTTATCTTGTGTGCCCTGGCTGGCGAATCCCAGGCTGAACTATCAGCGGCCATTGTCAACACCGCATGCACTGTGATAATTCTACTGATACAGGCTGTGGAGCACAGGAGAGGACATAGGACATCTAGTGTTCATTGCATTTTTTGGGTCATCAATGTTGTCTGCAGTTTCCCATCCTTTTACCGAGTACTCAGAGGTGCCTTTGATCACGGTTACTACGGCGCTCCGTCGCGGCACCGGTTTATAAGTAACATGTTGGCATTTCCTTTAATTTGCGTTCTCTTCGTCTTCTACTCCTTCTCGGAGCATCGGCAAGACGATGATGAAAAAGTGTGTCCGCTTGACGAAGCGTCGCCAGTGTCCGCGGTTACATTCGAATGGTTTACGCCGCTGATTTTTGCTGGATACCGCAAGTCGCTTACCCTCCCAGACCTGTACCCTATATCAAAGGAACTCAAGACGACAAGTAATTATAAAAGGTGGAGGCAAAAGAATAAGCATTTCCGAGGCTCTGGTCTCGTGAGGACTATGATACGGACGTACTGGTCAACGTTTGTCATCGCCGTGTTTATGGAAGTTCTGTTTGCTGCATTTAGGACTCTACCACCTGTATTTCTAACTCTTATTATACGGCACGTGTCTACCGACGAACAGAAATGGAAGGGCTACCTCTATGCAGTATCGATCGCCCTGGCGTCCAAGACGTCCATGATGATTCGACGTCACTGCGACTTCCACTTCGTCCTTCTCGGACTTCAAGTCAAAGGTGTGTTATGTGCTGCCATTTACTCCAAGACGCTCAAGATAGCTAGCGCTTCGTTAAACAGATACACGGCAGGCGAAATTATCAACCTTATCACTGTAGATGCTGACAAGGTATACCAGTTGTGTCTGTTCATGAACCTCGGTACTTCAGCCATCTGCATGACTTTCTTCGTCACGCTCTGGTTGTGGTATTTCCTAGGTTCGTCTGCATTCACTGGTCTCGCTATCCTCTTGATCGTTCTGCCGCTCACGCTGATCATTGCAAGAACTTGCGACTCCCTGCAACAAAAGCTAATGCGCCTCAAAGACACTAGACTTCTGCACACAAGCGAAGCGCTGGGCAATATTCGCATCCTTAAGTTTTACGCGTGGGAAATTCCGTTCATGAATCGAATCCTGGATACTCGGGACAAAGAAGTGTCAACCCTACGCTCGTTCGCAGTGTTGTCTGCGTCGATGCGTCTGTGTTGGTTCACCGCGCCCTTCTTACAATCCCTCTGCGTCTTTATGGTCTACATGTTCACGAACAAGATAATGACCCTCGATGCGGCGACAGCGTTCATTTGCGTAACGCTCTTTAACATGCTGCGTATGGCGCTCGCCGCGTGTCCTGACGTCATCAGAGGCATTATTCAGACTTCTGTCGCTTTTAAAAGAATCGCTGCTTTTTTAAGAGCAGAGGAGAAAGACGTGGCATCCATAGGAATAGATACTGGTGAAAATAATTGTATCAAACTCGAAAACGCCTCATTTTCCTGGCACGAAAGTAGGAACGAGCCTACAACCCTGAAGGACATTCATCTGACCGTTGAGAAAGGACAGCTGATCGGCGTATTTGGCCTGGTGGGTAGCGGCAAGTCGTCCTTGCTCAATGCTTTACTGGGAGAAATGAAATTGACAGAGGGAATTATCAATGTAAGCGGCACGATTGCTTACGTACCTCAGAGAGCTTGGATCATTCACGGAACTATACGATCCAACATAACGTTTATGAAACCGTACGAAAGGCACCGTTATCGTCGAATTACTGACAAGTGCTGTCTGCAAAACGACTTCGATATAATGATGGATAAAGACAAAACCGAAATCGGCGAAAAGGGAGTGAACCTAAGCGGCGGTCAGAAGCAAAGGATCAGTCTTGCACGTGCTGTCTACCTGGACAAAGACATCTACTTGCTCGATGACCCCCTGAGTGCTGTGGACGCCCAGGTCAGCGCTGCCATCTTCAATAAAGTTATTGGCCCAAAAGGGATATTGCAAGACAAGACAAGAATCTTCATCACAAATAATATCAAGTTACTCGCTTATGTTGACAAAATTGTGTTTCTGCAAGACGGGCGCATAGTCGACATCGGCACATACAACGAACTTATTCTGAAAGGTGGCGACTTCGCCCATGTTGTCCAAGAGTACGGTAACGTGCCCACAGATGTGGATGAGCGTTATGATTCTAGCCAGGCTGCTGCCGTGGAAAGCGTTGAAGGAAGCACGTCATTCTCGGCGAGTGCCCTGACGCGTGCCCAGGCCCTTGTCGTTGATGAAGCCATTCAAGTCGGATCGATTAAAAAAGAAGTCTACATCAATTACATTAAGAATGTGGGTGTCATTATCTTCACGGTGCCTTTCTTAGGCTACACAGGATGCCGCGCCCTTGACGTGGGGGGAGGGCTGTGGTTAAGTCGTTGGAGTAAGGACGCCTTGTTGCCAGCAGCAGAACAAACGTCGGCGCTTCGAACGTTCAGGCTGGTCATCTACGCAGTTATTGGATCTTGCATGGGCCTTTTCGCCTTTACAGGCACATCAATGTTGTCTATGTGTGGCATCAAAGCTGCCAGAAATCTTCACGAAAAGATGATTAGGCGTTTATTCGAAGCACAGATGGCGTTCTTCGACTCCACCCCGCTCGGTCGTATCTTGAACCGTGCCGGCAAGGACGTGGACTTGTTAGATATTCAGCTTCCCCTCCTGGCTAACTTGTTCTtcgagcttcttttccaaattctCGCAATGGCCGTTGTCTTGACATTCATGTTTCCTCTGTTCTTGGTTGCCGCAATTCCACTGGCCGTCTTGTACTTTGTCATGCAGAGGGTATACCTCAAGACACTTCGTCAGCTCAAACGCATAGAAGCCGTGACGCGTTCTCCTGTTGTGAATACCTTTGCTGAGACGTTAGACGGCTTAAGCAGCGTCCGAAGCTACAGTGCCGAAGAGATCTTCACAGACCGCTTCCACAATGACTTGGACACGACACAAAATTGCACCTTCCTTTTGTTGGTGGCGAAATTGTGGCTCATAAGTCGTTTGGATTTGATCGGTTGCACATTAGCAGTTATTGTCGGGTGTCTCATTGTGTCTTGGCGCGGCGACATATCTCCAGGAACGGCCGGCTTCCTCATGTCGTACATGGTGACTTCGATGTACGCTTTGAATAACTTGGTCCATTACGGAGCGGAATCTGAAGCGGCCATAGTCTCCTCTGAACGGGTGGAGGAATATACGCAG GTTCCAATCGAAGCACCAAGACGTATCTTACCCCCACCGCCGAAAGACTGGCCCGATAAAGGAGCTGTGTGTTTTGTCGACTATTGCGCACGATACAGACCAGGGCTGAGACTTTGCATCAAGGACGTCAACCTCGACGTAAAACCTGCAGAGAAGGTCGGCATCGTCGGCCGCACGGGGGCGGGAAAGTCAACACTGACGACATCTCTGTTCCGCATTCTGGAGCCATGCAGCGGAAAAGTCATCGTCGACAATATAGACATATCGACGATTGGATTACATGACCTGCGGTCCAAACTGACCATTATTCCCCAAGATGCGGTACTGTTCAGTGGAGATCTCAGATTAAACCTGGACCCCTTGAAAGAACATGATGACACTAGAATCATGGCGGTCCTGGAGATTGCAAACTTGAGCCACAAGTTTCCAGAGGGCCTTACCGG AACCACAATCTCCGAAGGAGGCCAGAACATCAGCTACGGACAGAGACAGCTCCTGTGCCTCGCACGCGCGGTACTCAAGCATTCCAAGGTCCTGATCCTGGACGAAGCCACGGCAGCGTTGGACATGGAAACTGACGCCCTTATGCAACGCACGATCCGCACCGAATTTGCCACCAGCACTGTGCTCACAATTGCGCATAGATTGCACACCATTTTAGACGCGGATAGAGTTATCGTCATGGCGGATGGTGAGATTGTCGAAATGGGTCCACCGGGAGATTTGCTGAAGGACGAGTTGTCCAAGTTTTACGCCATGGCTAAGGAGGCAGGAATCGTATGA